A genomic region of Mus musculus strain C57BL/6J chromosome 7, GRCm38.p6 C57BL/6J contains the following coding sequences:
- the Vmn1r94 gene encoding vomeronasal 1 receptor 94 yields the protein MSDHGKSVKTTEEVALQLLLLCQFGVGTLANVFLFVHNFSPVLTGSKQRPRQVILSHMAMANALTLFLTIFPNNMIAFAPKTPPTELKCKLEFFSHMVARSTNLCSTCVLSIHQFVTLVLVNRGKLILRASVPKFVSYSCYSCWFFSVLSNIHIPIKVTGPQITDNNTDSKSNLFCSTSGFIVGIVFLQFAYDATFMSIMVWTSVSMVLLLHRHRQRMQHILTPNQDARGQAETRATHTILMLVVIFVSFYLLNFICIIFHTLLMHSHLFIRLVSEVLAAVFPSICPLLLIFRDPKDPCSVLFNC from the coding sequence ATGTCTGATCATGGTAAATCcgtgaaaaccactgaggaagtggctcttcagctcctcttgctttgccagtttggggttggTACCTtggccaatgtctttctgtttgtccataatttctctccagtcttgactggttctaaacagagacccagacaggtgattttaagccacatggctatggccaatgccttgactctattcctcactatatttccaaacaacatgataGCTTTTGCTCCAAAAACTCCTCCaactgaactcaaatgtaaattagaattcttcagtcacatggtggcaagaagcacaaatttgtgttccacctgtgtcctgagtatccatcagtttgtcactcttGTTCTTGTTAATAGAGGTAAACTTATACTCAGAGCTAGTGTCCCAAAATTTGTGAGTTATTCTTGTtacagttgttggtttttcagtgtcttaagtaacatccacattccaattaaggtcactggtccacagataacagacaataacactgactctaaaagcaacttgttctgttccacttctggattcattgtaggcattgtcttcttgcagtttgcctatgatgccacattcatgagcatcatggtctggaccagtgtctccatggtacttctcctccatagacatcgccagcgaatgcagcacatcctcactcccaatcaggacgccagaggccaagctgagacaagagcaacccatactatcctgatgctggtggtcatatttgttagcttttatcttctaaattttatttgtatcatctttcatACCCTTTTAATGCATTCTCATCTCTTCATACGGCTTGTCAGTGAGGTTCTGGCTGCAGTCTTCCCCAGTATCTGCCccttactgttgatcttcagagatcctaAAGATCCTTGTTCTGTGCTTTTCAACTGTTGA